From Musa acuminata AAA Group cultivar baxijiao chromosome BXJ3-8, Cavendish_Baxijiao_AAA, whole genome shotgun sequence, one genomic window encodes:
- the LOC103973971 gene encoding uncharacterized protein LOC103973971 — MGNNKKRKEKNHKKKKRKATAEQNLALRYVHEWAFRDSPPASPAGDAPDDFAPQSSHKIVDPVVFELHCHSNHSDGFLSPSAVVERAHSNGVKVLALTDHDTMAGIPEATETAQKYGMRIIPGVEISAIYSPRHEPGAGDLVHILAYYGSSGPSRPEDLDNLLLNIRDGRYLRAKNMLLKLNKLKVPIKWEHVTKIAGDGVAPGRVHIARALVEAGHVENLREAFNRYLYDGGPAYAMGNEPFAEEVVQLICQTGGIAALAHPWALKNPVTVIRSLKTAGLHAMEVYRSDGKAAGFGELADTYKLIKLGGSDYHGRGGHDESELGTVSLPLATVYQFLKMARPIWCNAMKDILQSFAKDPSDANIEKITRFGIPKKSKVCHTVNCGKDIVDLCLSSWLTSDEKEENEFQAIRLMLADTLISNGVVKVFG, encoded by the exons ATGGGGAACAACaagaagagaaaggagaagaaccacaagaagaagaagaggaaggcgaCGGCCGAGCAGAACCTGGCGCTCAGATACGTCCACGAGTGGGCCTTCCGCGACTCTCCTCCTGCTTCTCCCGCCGGCGACGCTCCGGATGATTTCGCGCCGCAATCAAGTCATAAAATCGTCGATCCTGTCGTGTTCGAGCTCCACTGCCATTCCAACCACAGCGACGGCTTCCTGTCGCCGTctgctgtggtggagagagcccaCAGCAACGGG GTGAAGGTTCTTGCTCTTACAGACCATGATACCATGGCTGGCATACCAGAGGCCACAGAAACAGCCCAGAAATATGGGATGAGGATAATTCCTGGTGTTGAAATAAGTGCAATATATTCTCCACG GCACGAACCTGGAGCTGGTGATCTTGTCCATATCCTTGCATATTATGGAAGCTCTGGGCCTTCAAGGCCTGAAGATCTGGATAACTTGTTGTTGAACATCAGAGATGGGCGCTACCTTCGTGCGAAGAATATGCTGCTGAAGTTAAATAAGTTGAAAGTTCCTATTAAGTGGGAACATGTGACCAAGATAGCAGGGGATGGGGTGGCTCCAGGGAGGGTACATATTGCTAGAGCATTGGTTGAAGCTGGTCATGTAGAGAACTTGAGAGAAGCTTTTAACAGATATCTGTATGATGGTGGTCCTGCTTACGCCAT GGGCAATGAACCATTTGCAGAAGAAGTGGTGCAGTTGATTTGTCAGACTGGGGGTATAGCTGCTCTGGCCCACCCATGGGCATTGAAGAACCCAGTCACCGTGATTAGGAGCTTGAAAACTGCTGGCCTCCATGCCATGGAGGTATATAGAAGTGATGGGAAGGCTGCTG GATTTGGTGAGTTAGCTGATACGTACAAGCTTATAAAACTTGGAGGATCAGATTATCATGGGAGAGGTGGTCATGATGAGTCTGAGCTGGGGACTGTTAGCCTTCCACTTGCAACCGTATATCAGTTCTTGAAGATGGCTCGGCCCATCTGGTGCAATGCTATGAAAGATATCCTACAAAGTTTCGCAAAGGATCCTTCTGATGCTAATATAGAGAAAATCACAAGGTTTGGGATACCAAAGAAATCAAAAGTGTGTCACACTGTTAATTGTGGTAAAGACATCGTTGATCTATGCCTGTCCTCTTGGCTCACCAGTGATGAAAAGGAGGAAAACGAATTCCAGGCCATCAGGCTGATGCTTGCAGACACTCTCATTAGCAATGGGGTAGTGAAAGTTTTTGGCTAA